One window of the Macaca thibetana thibetana isolate TM-01 chromosome 1, ASM2454274v1, whole genome shotgun sequence genome contains the following:
- the DUSP23 gene encoding dual specificity protein phosphatase 23, giving the protein MGVQPPNFSWVLPGRLAGLALPRLPAHYQFLLDLGVRHLVSLTERGPPHSDSCPGLTLHRLRIPDFCPPAPDQIDRFVQIVDEANARGEAVGVHCALGFGRTGTMLACYLVKERGLAAGDAIAEIRRLRPGSIETYEQEKAVFQFYQRTK; this is encoded by the exons ATGGGCGTGCAGCCCCCCAACTTCTCCTGGGTGCTCCCGGGCCGGCTGGCGGGGCTGGCGCTGCCGCGGCTCCCCGCCCACTACCAGTTCCTGTTGGACCTGGGCGTGCGGCACCTGGTGTCCCTGACAGAGCGTGGGCCCCCTCACAGCGACAGCTGCCCCGGCCTCACCCTGCACCGTCTGCGCATCCCCGACTTCTGCCCGCCGGCCCCTGACCAGATCGACCGCTTCGTGCAGATCGTGGACGAGGCCAACGCACGGGGAGAG GCTGTGGGAGTGCACTGTGCCCTGGGCTTTGGCCGCACTGGCACCATGCTGGCCTGTTACCTGGTAAAGGAGCGGGGCTTGGCTGCAGGAGATGCCATTGCTGAAATCCGACGACTACGACCCGGCTCCATCGAGACTTATGAGCAGGAGAAAGCAGTCTTCCAGTTCTACCAGCGAACGAAATAA